From the genome of Helicoverpa zea isolate HzStark_Cry1AcR chromosome 1, ilHelZeax1.1, whole genome shotgun sequence, one region includes:
- the LOC124630990 gene encoding cholinesterase, giving the protein MFKSYLLTLFLYASVECQSNKDLYNGQVNNEFYSSREQSSRSSRLPSPGDSDYRTYVYNNRRYGTDPSRYNPYNPNINQPGGFPYNPINTNPLDDQFKYNINRDPNNPDALFPGVLGGWREDLQGRERRDSRQLKRDVFVTTNYGQVQGFKVYLYDNPDPDSGYRPWLSPVERIQGEVSVFLGIPYARPPVLEGRFKPPRQHPGWQLMQAVDWGPACPQPVRFTGATKGIRDMDEDCLYLNIFSPNTEAGSTAQRYPVMVYIHGGQYTSGASNLFPAHMMAAFYNVIVVSINYRLGALGFLSTGDENSPGNYGILDQAMALRWVYDNITPFNGDRSSITLFGPGAGAASAGLLAIAPQTRDIVTRVIAQSGSALADWAMIEDKFRVQNTSLVFGRLLGCPIDSSWKLVNCLRQGRSFYELGNAEFQPHVGFMPWGPVLENNFTFPGDEWYDGWRERDWHFLHTMPEELIKLRQFNPSLRYMTGVTTQEAAYYLYTNNSLAPNYEISEPWFNQKVSELVQRYNYTLNPRGVYEAIRYMYTYHPEPHNVSAIRDQYIHLLSDFLYRAPTDKMVKLLLEQNVPVYMYVLNTTVEAFRWPEWRRYAHDTEHYFLTGAPFMDQEFFPVKQRIDNQVWTNNDRNMSHFFMKTYADFARFGNPTRSRILGLHFEVAQAGQLRYLNLNTTYNSSIQLNYRQTELAFWTMYLPTVIGRLVPTYPPITEYWWEPKQPLQIAFWSVSSACLVLIVLLVVCCMLWRNAKRETDRYYDGDIFMVPEVEESGIDNNTRSRDNIYEYRDVPIKKPHTPQPISRTISQPATLQSSRPPSEASTGSALSLRDSVSRVPEPLPRARSRTQIVHGIPQTTV; this is encoded by the exons atgtttaaaagttatttattaacgttGTTTCTTTATGCTAGTGTTGAGTGTCAGTCGAATAAAGATCTGTATAATGGTCAAGTGAACAATGAATTTTATAGTTCGCGAGAACAAAGTTCTAGGTCTTCAAGACTTCCAAGCCCGGGAGATAGTGACTACAGGACCTATGTGTACAATAACAGGAGATATGGGACGGACCCCTCAAGATATAACCCATACAATCCTAATATAAACCAGCCCGGAGGGTTCCCGTACAATCCCATCAATACAAATCCTTTGGATGACCAGTTTAAGTATAATATT AACCGAGATCCAAATAACCCAGATGCATTGTTTCCCGGAGTACTCGGGGGCTGGAGGGAGGACTTACAAGGAAGGGAGAGGAGGGACTCCCGGCAGCTGAAGAGAGATGTATTTGTTACTACTAACTATGGACAAGTGCAAGGGTTTAAG GTGTATCTATATGATAATCCAGACCCAGACTCAGGGTACCGACCCTGGCTATCACCAGTGGAGAGGATACAAGGAGAAGTGTCAGTGTTCTTGGGCATACCTTATGCTAGACCACCTGTTTTGGAAGGTAGATTTAAG CCTCCGCGACAACACCCAGGCTGGCAGCTGATGCAGGCAGTAGACTGGGGTCCCGCCTGTCCACAGCCCGTGCGCTTCACTGGAGCCACTAAAGGCATTAGAGATATGGACGAAGATTGTTTGTACTTGAACATATTCTCTCCTaat ACAGAAGCCGGCTCCACAGCACAGCGCTACCCAGTCATGGTGTACATTCATGGCGGGCAGTACACCTCCGGGGCATCGAACCTGTTCCCCGCGCATATGATGGCCGCCTTCTACAATGTTATTGTGGTCTCTATCAACTATAGACTCGGGGCTCTTG GTTTCCTCTCAACCGGCGACGAGAACTCCCCCGGCAACTACGGCATCCTCGACCAAGCGATGGCTCTCCGCTGGGTGTACGACAACATCACGCCATTCAACGGTGACCGCTCATCCATCACGCTGTTCGGGCCAGGAGCCGGAGCTGCCTCCGCTGGTCTGCTGGCTATAGCTCCTCAAACTAGGGATATTGTCACTAGAGTTATTGCTCAG AGTGGCTCAGCCCTAGCAGACTGGGCGATGATAGAAGACAAGTTCAGGGTACAGAACACGTCGCTGGTGTTTGGGCGGCTGCTGGGCTGTCCCATCGACTCCTCGTGGAAGCTCGTCAACTGTCTCCGGCAGGGAAGGAGCTTCTATGAGCTGGGGAATGCTGAGTTTCAG CCGCACGTAGGCTTCATGCCGTGGGGTCCAGTACTAGAGAACAACTTCACGTTCCCCGGAGACGAGTGGTACGACGGGTGGCGGGAGAGGGACTGGCACTTCCTGCATACCATGCCGGAGGAACTTATCAAGCTGAGGCAGTTTAACCCTTCCCTGAGGTACATGACGGGAGTCACCACGCAGGAAGCGGCTTATTATTTGT ATACGAACAACTCCTTAGCTCCTAACTACGAGATATCAGAACCTTGGTTCAACCAGAAGGTCTCCGAGCTGGTACAAAGGTACAACTACACATTGAACCCTAGAGGAGTGTACGAGGCTATCCGGTACATGTACACTTATCACCCGGAACCGCATAACGTCAGTGCTATTAGAGACCAGTATATACAT CTACTCTCAGATTTCCTATACCGGGCACCAACAGACAAGATGGTGAAACTTCTTCTAGAACAAAACGTGCCCGTCTATATGTATGTTCTCAACACCACCGTCGAAGCCTTCAGGTGGCCCGAATGGAGAAGATATGCTCATGATACGGAACATTACTTCTTGACTGGGGCACCCTTCATGGACCAGGAGTTCTTCCCGGTGAAGCAGAGGATTGACAATCAGGTGTGGACGAACAATGATAGGAATATGAGCCATTTCTTTATGAAGACTTATGCTGATTTTGCTAGGTTTGG CAACCCCACCCGGTCTCGGATCCTAGGCCTCCACTTCGAAGTAGCCCAAGCAGGTCAACTGCGCTACCTGAACCTCAACACGACGTACAACTCCAGCATACAGCTGAACTACAGGCAGACTGAACTCGCCTTCTGGACTATGTACCTGCCCACTGTTATAGGCAGGCTTGTGCCCACATACCCGCCTATTACTGAG TATTGGTGGGAACCAAAGCAGCCTCTACAAATCGCGTTCTGGTCCGTTTCAAGCGCTTGCCTGGTACTCATTGTACTATTAGTCGTTTGCTGTATGTTGTGGCGAAACGCTAAAAG gGAAACAGACCGTTATTACGACGGGGATATATTCATGGTGCCGGAAGTGGAAGAGAGCGGCATAGACAACAACACGCGGTCCAGAGACAACATCTACGAGTATAGAGACGTGCCCATCAAGAAACCTCATACGCCACAACCTATTAGTAGGACT ATAAGTCAACCAGCGACGCTGCAATCGTCCCGGCCTCCCTCAGAAGCGTCGACGGGCTCCGCGCTCTCGCTCAGGGACTCCGTGTCCCGCGTCCCCGAGCCGCTGCCCCGGGCCAGGTCTAGGACTCAGATCGTACATGGCATACCACAGACTACTGTTTAG